From Lycium ferocissimum isolate CSIRO_LF1 chromosome 12, AGI_CSIRO_Lferr_CH_V1, whole genome shotgun sequence, one genomic window encodes:
- the LOC132039312 gene encoding L-ascorbate oxidase homolog, with product MPLKVAVAFLVALLFVNTVAEDPYRFFESNVTYGTIWPLGLPQQGILINGRFPGPDIYSLTNDNVIINVFKGLDEPFLLSWNGVQNRRNSYEDGVWGTTCPIPPGKNFTYILQMKDQIGSFHYFPSLAFHKAAGGFGGIRILSRPFIAVPFPDPSGDFTVLIGDWYRKNPADLRAILDSGYELPFPDGILINGRGPNGAFFTVEQGLTYRLRISNIGLESSLNFRIEGHNMTLVEVEGTHTMQTTYSSLDVHVGQSYSVLITTDQSPKDYYIVVSSRFTSKVLTTTGILHYSNSNSQVSGLPPCGPTIENDWSLNQARSIRTNLSTNGPRPNLQGVYHYGMINTTRTIRLANSVGQVNGKQRYAVNSVSFMPTDDTPLKLADYFKIGGFSVGSIADAPTSGGIYLGTSMLGTDYRAVIEIVFENQERIIQSWHLDGYAFWVVGMDEGEWSPASRDQYNLHDAVSRCTTQVYPLSWTAIYVALDNVGMWNLRSEFWARQYLGQQLYMRVYTTSTSLRDEYPVPKNALLCGKVAGRRTRPPQRALKNESYQAKEEQQGPVQRMNHIKQSLLAEADVELTGRFVSRLRRLLGETVEKYMIFEMKWGRMLQNGNRRLFFEPLTRLGHPLGVLKRNACLQKKPVKIEGMEKLADNIYNGN from the exons ATGCCGCTAAAAGTAGCAGTAGCGTTTTTAGTGGCACTACTATTTGTGAACACAGTTGCAGAGGATCCTTACAGATTCTTTGAATCGAATGTTACTTATGGCACGATTTGGCCACTAGGTCTTCCTCAACAG GGAATTCTGATCAATGGCCGATTCCCTGGTCCTGATATTTACTCTCTCACCAACGACAACGTTATAATCAACGTCTTCAAAGGCTTGGATGAGCCTTTTCTACTTTCCT ggaatggAGTGCAAAATAGGAGAAACTCATACGAAGACGGAGTATGGGGAACGACGTGCCCAATACCACCAGGAAAGAATTTCACATACATTTTGCAAATGAAGGATCAAATAGGGAGCTTTCACTACTTCCCTTCTCTTGCATTCCACAAAGCTGCCGGTGGTTTTGGAGGCATCAGGATCCTCAGTAGGCCTTTTATCGCTGTTCCATTCCCCGATCCCTCTGGCGATTTCACCGTCCTTATTGGAGATTGGTACAGAAAGAATCCTGCG GACTTGAGAGCAATTCTTGACAGCGGCTATGAGCTACCTTTTCCTGATGGCATTCTTATCAATGGTCGTGGCCCTAATGGTGCTTTCTTCACAGTTGAGCAAG GATTAACTTACAGACTGAGGATATCCAATATTGGATTGGAAAGTTCACTCAACTTTCGGATCGAAGGACACAATATGACATTGGTAGAAGTAGAAGGGACACACACCATGCAAACCACATATTCCTCCCTTGATGTTCATGTTGGACAATCCTACTCTGTCCTCATCACAACTGATCAATCTCCTAAAGACTACTACATTGTTGTTTCATCACGTTTCACATCTAAGGTTCTTACTACCACAGGTATACTTCATTACAGCAACTCCAACAGCCAGGTCTCCGGCCTGCCCCCTTGTGGTCCAACCATCGAAAATGATTGGTCACTTAACCAGGCCCGTTCTATCAG GACCAACTTGTCAACTAATGGACCAAGGCCAAACCTACAAGGTGTATACCACTATGGTATGATCAACACGACTAGAACTATAAGACTTGCCAACTCTGTTGGTCAGGTGAATGGCAAGCAGAGATATGCTGTCAATAGTGTGTCCTTTATGCCCACTGATGATACTCCGTTGAAGCTCGCTGACTACTTCAAAATTGGGGGATTTAGTGTGGGAAGCATAGCCGATGCCCCCACCAGTGGAGGAATTTACCTCGGCACATCTATGTTAGGCACCGACTATAGGGCAGTCATTGAGATTGTATTCGAGAACCAAGAGAGAATCATTCAGAGTTGGCACCTTGATGGCTATGCATTTTGGGTAGTAGG CATGGATGAAGGAGAATGGAGCCCTGCTAGTAGGGACCAATACAATCTTCACGATGCGGTTTCACGTTGCACAACTCAG GTGTATCCTCTGTCATGGACtgcaatttatgtggcacttgaCAATGTGGGAATGTGGAATCTAAGGTCCGAGTTTTGGGCTCGACAGTACCTCGGACAACAATTATACATGAGAGTTTACACCACATCAACCTCTTTGCGCGATGAATATCCCGTTCCAAAGAATGCTCTGCTATGTGGCAAGGTGGCTGGCAGGCGCACACGTCCT CCTCAGAGAGCATT GAAAAATGAATCATATCAAGCAAAGGAAGAACAACAAGGACCTGTTCAGCGAATGAATCATATTAAGCAAAGCTTGCTTGCTGAAGCTGATGTGGAGCTCACTGGTCGCTTTGTTTCACGCCTTCGCCGCCTTTTAGGTGAGACAGTTGAAAAAT ACATGATCTTTGAAATGAAATGGGGCCGAATGCTGCAGAATGGAAATAGAAGATTGTTTTTTGAGCCTTTAACAAGACTAGGCCATCCCTTGGG GGTGTTAAAACGAAATGCTTGTCTCCAGAAAAAGCCTGTCAAGATCGAAGGAATGGAGAAGTTGGCTGATAATATCTACAATGGAAACTAA